The Erythrobacter sp. SDW2 region GAGCCGCATCCGTTCCTTCGTGAAGAAGGTCGAAGCTGCTTGCGAAGCCGGTGACAAGACCGCTGCTGCCGAAGCGCTCAAGGCTGCCCAGCCGGAAATGGCCCGCGGCGTGGCCCGCGGCGTGCTGCACAAGAACACTGCCTCGC contains the following coding sequences:
- the rpsT gene encoding 30S ribosomal protein S20 — its product is MANTPQAKKRIRRNTRRAEINGARMSRIRSFVKKVEAACEAGDKTAAAEALKAAQPEMARGVARGVLHKNTASRKFSRLTKRVAGL